The genomic DNA GATTTGGCCTTCCACCTTGGGTTGAGGATGGACCAGTGTTATTATACGATAAATTGTCGAGTATTAGAATGTGGATTTACCGACTTCTTTCCTGCTCTCAGGAGGGAGTGGTATTCCTTATGTTACGCTCTTGAACATCTTATACTCATTAATCTCATCTATGCCTCCTACTTGAGGTCTGTCTTATCAACCATACATATCGCATGcgccatcatcttccacacATCACAGTGAACACGGAACAGGCGATGGTAGCACTACTCAACAGTCACTACGTCAGGCACAACCTCCGTAATCACCACCACATAAGATCGGACGTATGTCAAATCCTACAAGGGAACCCGCGGCGTCACACAATGCAACACACCGAAACATCTCAACAGGATCCCCGAACCCCGACACAGTCAACCCGTCCCATATCTCCTCATAACCCACCGAACCCATCTCTCACGAATCCAACCTCGACACAAGCACAACACCAGACCCGATaaccctcaccaccaccaacatgGCAATTAGTGATATCTAGCCCTATTCCCTAGGAAACTAAatcaccttctccatccacACCCAGTAATCgaccccccccccccccccccccccctctcaACCTCACCCTTAGTTGAACCGGCATTTTGCACCAGACAGAGAATACTACTATCCGTAGCCAGTAGAGCATTCCCTCCCCGCCGACTTCTATCCCCTGGCCCTCTAACCCCACAGCAAGTGATATAAATCGGACTCGATAACCCGGCCGCGAACTCAGGTCTTGATTAGTTTGGAAGAGGCCATAATTGGCCATTTTATTCATTCCCTCAGTCCCAGTCCCGGTATAACTGTCAAGTCTAAGCTCCAGTTTATGTCCTCTGGAgggggaaggagaggatcgtTGAATGGAGGGGTCTGGGTAGGTTGAGCTGTTTGGGCTATTGTACGGTTTTTAGGGTATGTAGATGGGTGATTGGTCATTGGTGACTGATGGATGTATGCGATATATGTAGGACGTGGAATTGTATGAATTGCTTATCCTTGTTCTTGGGATGGGTGGATATGGGAGTATACAGtggggttgggtttggattgaCTGTTGATATTATTGGCATTGGGGTTGGATCAAAGGTATGTATGAGTATATGTGTGTAAGTAAGTATGTATATACGGAATGGGTTGGGAGAAGATTCAATCTTGCTTTGTCTAGGCTGCAGCTGTTCAAGCTGGGCCATTCATTTCGGGGGCCGTGGACAGGTATATTTAGGATTACATTTCGAGGTTTACTGTGTTAATATTGTAGGTTTATAGGTGAGTACTGTTtaggttgttgatgtgttGATTGTGTGTCTACGTGCTGTATAGATCATTGGCTGTCGCATGGTCTAGAGCTTGTTTCTTGGAGGCCCTACCTATGCTTTgtactttgatattgagatcGCTCTCTTCTCTCGCGCTATTATGTACACATATTCCTTAAAGTTCTATCTATACTCAATCTTGTAGTATATCATCATTGATCTAGTCTCTAGGCTAGTCTACACCCAGAACAAAATGCACCCAAGTACATATCATGCATATGTTACAAAGTACCCATACTTCATAACCAACAAGAAGACAAACCTACGCACCATCCCCATCCAGTaacctttccctctccctctcctcctcctcctctctcctcacCTTATCACCCCCATTACTAAGCCATAACATGGGAACAGCAGTCAACCCGGCTAACAATGCCAACGTCCAGGACATATTCTTCCATCCGAAACGATACTCAATGAATCCACCCCAAAGTGGGCCCACAAAGAGCCCCAGAAATTGCGCCATGGTTTGTACGCCGAACGCCTGCGCCACGGCACCCTTCTTGCCGAAGATGCCTGGGCGCTCGCGCTCCATGTCCTCGAGAACTTGTTGGGTTTCAACGTAGAGGGCGGGCACGCACAGGTTCATGAAGAGGCCGATGAAGGTGAGTagggtgatgaggagggcgATGTGGGAGGTTGTGTTGGATTCAACGAAACGGAGGCAGACGAGGGGGATggagaggacgaggaagccaGTTAGTGTTACCTTGCGGGCGCCGTAGCGGTCTGAGAGGTAGCCTTCGGGGAGGTTAGAAAGGTTCGATGGCCTCTTCGATTCTTGGGTTGGGTCTTACCGAAGTAGGGCTCGAAGAACGCGGTGACGGCTGAAGGGAGGAATGTTAGTCCTGCACCTAGCGGGCCCCAGTGGAACCGTGTTTCGACAAATACGGGGATTGTCTGTGGGACTGTGTTAGTATCTGTTGGAGGCGCTCAGATTTGAGAAAGGAACATAACGTACTGCATCGAAAGCGGAATATAAGAGCCCGTGGACTAGGAGAGCCCACGACGAGATCATGATCCGTGGCTGGCAGATGACGAGGAACAGGGCTGGTTTCCTCGACTTGGGTGACTCGGAATCCGATGGTTCTGATGCGTCGCCGAAAGTGTTATACCCCCCGGCGTGAGGGCCTGACTGGCTCGTCTCCGAGTCCTCAAGGAGCCACCGACGGGCAaccttcttctcgatcaCCGCGACCCGCATGAGCAAGTCTACGCCGACAATCACGAACGCCATCGCAAACACCGCCTGGTATCCCGATTTCTCGTAGAGAATTCCCCCTATCAACGGACCAAGCAGGAACCCCAGCGCAACAGAGGAGCCTAGGTAGCCGATCACCTGGCCGAGGTTGTCGAACGAAACGGAGTCTGTCAAGAGCGCGAGACCTGCGACGGTGACCATTGCCGTCGCACCGCCTTGCAGTAATCTGGCGACGATGAATAATCCCACTGTATGCGCAATTGATAGGATGACCATGGATGCGCCGAGGAGTATGAGCCCGAGCAGATAAGGGAATTGGCGGGTGGGCGTGTTGTCAACGATGTAACCGAATATGGGGCAGCAAATGCATGCGACGGCGGCTTCGCACATAAGTAATACGCTGACCCAGTACTCGCCTGTTGTAGAAGTCAACAAAGGGGTTGTGCAGGTGGGTTGAAGGAGATGCACGAACGGTCTTGGTATGGGACGCCGGCGCGATCAACCAGTGCTGTTGGCATGACGGGGACTATCTGCAGCTGCTATGAGTAGGTGCATCGCGAAGGTACGCGCGATTCGGCCAGAGCCCTCGCTCACCATGGCATATAGATAGAAGTCCTTGCGTGTCGTTAGCTATGCTCTCGGCGCAATTCAAGGGCGCAGCCACTCACCGTGAACAATGACGTCCATACTGTTGCGACAATGAACACCGTAGAGGAGCGATATCGCAAGAGCCATGGAGGGCGTTTATACCCTTCGGAGATCAGCGATGTCATCTTGTGGATGCCAAAGCTGTGCCTGGGTGGATATTCGGGAGTGACGTTGCAACGATCTCGGGggtggagaaagagaagaagttgcgtccttttttctattttcctttttgtttttctctgCTCCGCAGCGTGTCCCAACCCTCTTTTGGACCCCGACACAATAGTAGTGGAATCGCAGAACACACTCCCAATTCGTATATCCcaccgaaggaaagaaggtcCCCAGATTCATCATGGCGCAAACATTCCACTGCCCTTTGACCGTAGGCAGGGGGATGTTGTTTCATGTTATCCGTACTCCATTGCGAATACGAGGCGTGTATGAAGAACAACCCATTGCGGCGTTATCCTGTCGGCGATGCGCCTTTGATTAACGTAAATCAGACCATTCACGGCTGCATTTTCGGGATTAAGAGAACAAACGCCGATCTCCATGTCGAAGTGCAGGGAGACTCAATGGTTTTGTAGCAACAAAGCATAAAAAGATGTTATCGATAAGATGGCCAGCGATAAGATAAGGAGGGTTGCGGCCGTTGCGAACCGCGGGTTTCGGAGGTGGCCGACGATGCCCATCAGACCATTCCGTCGCTCTTATCCTCCTTCCGGGATTTAAACGGGATCCAAAGGATTTAAAAGCTGGCGACAATTGTCCTGTGACTTCCTCTTGTCTTGTTCCAAACCCTCACTGCCTCTCTCATTCCTCTCGGTGCCCCCGATCCTCAATCCAACTTGTACATACTTCTCCCAACTCTCTGCTATATCCTTCATATTCCCATACTACAAGATGTCCGCAGTAAAAGCAGCCCGCTACGGCAAGGACAATGTCCGCGTCTACAAGGTTCACAAGGACGAGAAGACCGGTGTCCAGACGGTGTACGAGATGACCGTCTGTGTGCTTCTGGAGGGTGAGATTGAGACCTCGTAAGTCACCCCCCGTCTAAACCGATCCCTTGAAAGTTTGGCTAATAACCGAGGACTGCAGTTACACCAAGGCCGACAACAGCGTCATTGTCGCAACCGACTCCATTAAGAACACCATTTACATCACCGCCAAGCAGAACCCCGTTACTCCTCCCGAGCTGTTCGGCTCCATCCTGGGCACACACTTCATTGAGAAGTACAACCACATCCATGCCGCTCACGTCAACATTGTCTGCCACCGCTGGACCCGGATGGACATTGACGGCAAGCCACACCCTCACTCCTTCATCCGCGACAGCGAGGAGAAGCGGAATGTGCAGGTGGACGTGGTCGAGGGCAAGGGCATCGATATCAAGTCGTCTCTGTCCGGCCTGACCGTGCTGAAGAGCACCAACTCGCAGTTCTGGGGCTTCCTGCGTGACGAGTACACCACACTTAAGGAGACCTGGGACCGTATCCTGAGCACCGACGTCGATGCCACTTGGCAGTGGAAGAATTTCAGTGGACTCCAGGAGGTCCGCTCGCACGTGCCTAAGTTCGATGCTACCTGGGCCACTGCTCGCGAGGTCACTCTGAAGACTTTTGCTGAAGATAACAGTGCCAGCGTGCAGGCCACTATGTACAAGATGGCAGAGCAAATCCTGGCGCGCCAGCAGCTGATCGAGACTGTCGAGTACTCGTTGCCTAACAAGCACTATTTCGAAATCGGTAGGTTTTTCTGCATTCCCGGTATCCCTTGTTTTGAAGCTGTCGCTAATGAGATAATCTTTAGACCTGAGCTGGCACAAGGGCCTCCAAAACACCGGCAAGAACGCCGAGGTCTTCGCTCCTCAGTCGGACCCCAACGGTCTGATCAAGTGTACCGTCGGCCGGTCCTCTCTGAAGTCTAAATTGTAAACCAACATGATTCTCACGTTCCGGAGTTTCCAAGGCAAACTGTATATAGTCTGGGATAGGGTATAGCATTCATTCACTTGTTTTTTACTTCCACTTCGGCTCGTATAGTACAAATGCACCGTATATGTGTAGATGCAAGTAACATTCTTCCGGGGAGCATCTTCCGGGAGCAGGAACGAAAAGCCCAAACATTATATCAGAACAGATCAAAAGAACTCCCACCCATGCGCTAGCAGATAAACAGGAAGAGACATAAAATTACAGACGAAGAAATACAATAGACCATCGGGAAATGACCCAAGGAAAAACTATGCTTGGGTCTTGGCCTCCTTAAACGCTTCCTTCACCTCCGGCAAGTTTGCAATCACCGACTGATTCCCAAGCTTGACAATGTTCTCTTCGTATGGGTGAGCCAGGCCCTCGAAAGCTATATCAAGTCCGCCGTTAGCAATCAATCTTCCAATCATTGAAGCacccaaccacccaatcGCCGATGCCCAAATCCCATTCGCCGTAAAGCAGTTAATCATGGAAATGAAAACATAGACATACTCTTCAGTCTAGCCAACCGCTTCTCCCGCAGCCGGTTCTTGGGCAACATGCCCTTGACAGCCCGTCGTAGGACCTCACCGCCACCCCATTTCTCGAACATCTTGTCCATCGTCATGCTCCGCAGACTACCGGGGCGAGTCGTGTGCGTGTAGtacttcttctggaagcgCTTCTTGCCGGTGGTCTTCAGGTCGTGGCAACCAACAGCGACGACATAGTCACCGCAGTCGGTGGAAGGGTCATAGATAGGCTTGTGCTTGCCCATCAGGAAGAGGGCGATGGAGGAAGCAAGCCGGCCGAGGCTGCGCGGATCGGTGCCGACGTCGACATGGTGCCAGGCCCGAGAGTAGGCGAGACGGGTCTATATCAATTCAAGGAATTAGCATTGAGTAAGCTCCGGCCCGATGGGAGGATTCAATCCATGTGTTGTAATGTAGATATGTCATCGCAAATAGGTACGGCAGAACAGATAGACATCGATAATGGGACGTCAAAAGAGCATTGCTGGGAATTAATTACCTTTCCAACAGTCTGCGACATGGTGACAGTTCTTTCTATCAATCAAGACTAACACAAGAAgtataaaaagaaacccaattAACCCGTCCCCGCGGatatcaaatcaacaatCGCGCAAAGCAAGTCTCTATCCCGACCTCCGATGGAGACCCAAACTTCAGCCGCCCCGGCGGAGCATCACGTGACACGTGACCAGCGGCAAGCCCTAGCGGAGTCGCACTAAGCGAAGTCACCCGCACGGATTCTGAACCCCATCACCGCAGATTCGAATATCAGGAAGACGACGACAACTTCACCACACTCCCCTTCCCGACACCGATCAGGGCCATTCgatcaccatggcttccGTCCCGAGTGTGCAATGCTTcggcaagaagaagacgggTAAGAATTTGTGCCTGATGggaattttttttcccaaaTTGAAAGAGGGTCTTTGCGGGAAGAAATAAAATGCTGACTTTTTATTATAGCTACCGCTGTCGCCCACTGCAAGGTATGCAACcaatttttctctttttgtctaTCCTGTCGCACTGTGTATGGTCGCTTGGGGAGAAATTATTGCTGGAGTGGAATCGAggaatggagaaagaaaaagcattACATTACGATATATTcaagaggaggagaaatgtTCAAcggaaagagagaaaagaggatgGTGATTGAATGATGTTTTGAACCTGCGACATATGCGCTCTGTTATTTCGATTTTGCAAGAAACGGTtatggaaaaggaacagatgCTGAGAATGATTACAGCAAGGCAAGGGTCTCATCAAGGTCAACGGCCAGCCCCTCTCTCTGGTCCAGCCTGAGATCCTCCGCTTCAAGGTACGCCAAACCaaaggaaaatgaacaaCCCAACGGAACAACCCCCACCTGATACAAGAAAATCTAGGTCTACGAGCCTctcctcatcgtcggtgCCGACAAGTTCGCCGGTGTTGACATCCGTGTCCGCGTCTCCGGTGGTGGTCACACTTCCCAGGTCTACGCCATCCGTCAGGCCATCGCCAAGTCCCTCGTCGCCTACTACCAGAAGTACGTCGATGAGCACTCCAAGAACCAGCTGAAGCAGGCTCTTGTTCAGTACGACCGCACACTGCTCGTTGCCGACAACCGTCGCACGGAGCCCAAGAAGTTCGGTGGTCGCGGTGCCCGCGCCAGGTACCAGAAATCCTACCGTTAAACGGCCTTCAAATCAAAAAAAGACCCATCTTACGGACGACCGACGGGAATACAAAAAAGGACGCGGAATGGTATCTATCAGGTGTACTGGGGAGGAGATTTGGAGCGTGCTCCCAGGGCAATCGGTTATGGTTCGGATCTGGTTGTCGCTGGGGTGGAATTATTATGGTGCGATACTACTGGCTCTGTCGATGCTGGATTTAGTATAGGCCAGGTATCTCAAATATCACCCAATATTTTTTTCCTGTTAAGAGACGAGAGCCATCCGGATGTTATTCTATGTTATGtctttgggtttcttttttgtggtTGTTTTAACGGTTTCTGGACAGCTGGAATACATTTGATGTCACGTGACCAGGACGTCCGCCAGAAAATGCAAGATTACGACTTCAACTGAGATTATCAGATGTTGTCTTGGTTAGTAGGTCGTAGCAGTCGGTGGCTTAGCGCCACTGCTCGGTACTGCTAACGCGCTGGTTAAACCGGTGTAGAACAAATGCCCAGACCTCATCTGCCAGAAACGGTTAAATTAGGCAATTCAGAGAGGAATCAATCCCGGGACGTCGGAAGACACTCCGTCTTATTTATGACCAGTAGTTTCTAAACTTAAGACTAAATAGACTTGACTGCCTCCACTTctccccaacaaccaacaacaactgCTAACATGGCCAACTAATCTCACCATTAATAACAACTATTCATTTCCCCATACGTACTTAGTATATACCGAGATCAAGCGCAAGGTTCTCAGGCTAAATGGAAGAGGACACACCATGTCTCGCGAATGCAACATCTCCGCTCTCCCCGCAGGATGACACAAACCACTCGACAGCAAAGTCACCGGCCTCGCCCTTATCGGATATATCTGGCTCGGGTTTAACGGCTACAGTACACGCCCTTATCCGCCTCATTCAATGTTCATGTTGCTCGCGGCCTCTACGTGCGCCGCTACGACTTCCGTGTGGGAACACGTTATGTCGTTCTTGCTTGCCCCCAATTCATGAGCGAACGGGAATCACATATCCGTCGAGCGACGATCGAAAAATGGGATTCACATGCCATTGGGGTACGGATAATGGTTGTGCTGGAGAACATTGCTTAGGTGACTGTGGGGCCGATGTGCTGTTGAGTAGGCTGGTGGATGTTTTTGATGCGGTGCTTTGCAATTCTAGTGCTGGCTCGGAGGCGCCTCTGGGAAACGAGTGTGGCTTTAGAGTGACATGGACAGGATTGAGAGGTGATCAGCCCGGGACAGTGGCGAAAAGTGCAGATGCTGCCGGAGGATTATTAGAGGGTATGTACGACCTAGTCAAGTACGGTCGTTTCGACTATGATGCGTCAGATCTCAAATTTGAAATGCACGAGCCTATAGACCAGGAAAACCAGCGTTTCGAAAGACTTAAGGACGCTGTTCAGAATGAGCTGGACTGCCAGGTCTGCTATTCGCTTATACTGGATCCATTAACAACATCCTGTGGCCATACCTTCTGTCGCAGATGTGTTGCAATGGCACTGGACCACTCCGACCTATGCCCTGCCTGTCGCCGTAAACTGAACATGGCGTCGACGGTGAAGTCTGAGCCTACTAACAAGAGAATCTCAGATATCATAGAGACCTTGTACCCTGAACAGGTCGCTTTACGGAGAGATACAAGTGCCCAGGAAGTGACTGCACTCGATGACGAAGCAAtacttcctttgtttgtCAGCTCACTTTCTCTCCCAACAATGCCAACTTTTCTGCATGTATTCGAGGCGCGTTATCGGCTTATGATGCAAAGAGTCATGCAAAGCAGGGGGCGCAGATTCGGCATGGTCATGTTTAACCGTGCCGGTCGTTTCCAGCAAGGACTTGGAAGGTCGCAATTCATGCAGTATGGTACAGCCTTGGTCGTCGATCGTTATGAGCTGCTCCCCGACGGGAGAAGCCTAGTGGTTGCTACCGGGCTGTACCGTTTCAAGGTGCTCAGTTCATATATGCTGGACATGTACTATGTCGGCAAGATACAGCGCGTGGATGATATTTCGGTAATAGAGGAGGAGAATCGGGAGGCTTTGGAGACATCAGTCGCGGATGCTTCGGGTGAGCAGCCACTAGAGTCCATGTCAAC from Aspergillus oryzae RIB40 DNA, chromosome 7 includes the following:
- a CDS encoding 40S ribosomal protein uS9 (40S ribosomal protein S16), with the protein product MASVPSVQCFGKKKTATAVAHCKQGKGLIKVNGQPLSLVQPEILRFKVYEPLLIVGADKFAGVDIRVRVSGGGHTSQVYAIRQAIAKSLVAYYQKYVDEHSKNQLKQALVQYDRTLLVADNRRTEPKKFGGRGARARYQKSYR
- a CDS encoding MFS transporter (vesicular amine transporter) produces the protein MALAISLLYGVHCRNSMDVIVHGEYWVSVLLMCEAAVACICCPIFGYIVDNTPTRQFPYLLGLILLGASMVILSIAHTVGLFIVARLLQGGATAMVTVAGLALLTDSVSFDNLGQVIGYLGSSVALGFLLGPLIGGILYEKSGYQAVFAMAFVIVGVDLLMRVAVIEKKVARRWLLEDSETSQSGPHAGGYNTFGDASEPSDSESPKSRKPALFLVICQPRIMISSWALLVHGLLYSAFDATIPVFVETRFHWGPLGAGLTFLPSAVTAFFEPYFGYLSDRYGARKVTLTGFLVLSIPLVCLRFVESNTTSHIALLITLLTFIGLFMNLCVPALYVETQQVLEDMERERPGIFGKKGAVAQAFGVQTMAQFLGLFVGPLWGGFIEYRFGWKNMSWTLALLAGLTAVPMLWLSNGGDKVRREEEEERERERLLDGDGA
- a CDS encoding mitochondrial 54S ribosomal protein uL13m (mitochondrial/chloroplast ribosomal protein L13), translating into MSQTVGKTRLAYSRAWHHVDVGTDPRSLGRLASSIALFLMGKHKPIYDPSTDCGDYVVAVGCHDLKTTGKKRFQKKYYTHTTRPGSLRSMTMDKMFEKWGGGEVLRRAVKGMLPKNRLREKRLARLKTFEGLAHPYEENIVKLGNQSVIANLPEVKEAFKEAKTQA
- a CDS encoding urate oxidase (uricase (urate oxidase)), translating into MSAVKAARYGKDNVRVYKVHKDEKTGVQTVYEMTVCVLLEGEIETSYTKADNSVIVATDSIKNTIYITAKQNPVTPPELFGSILGTHFIEKYNHIHAAHVNIVCHRWTRMDIDGKPHPHSFIRDSEEKRNVQVDVVEGKGIDIKSSLSGLTVLKSTNSQFWGFLRDEYTTLKETWDRILSTDVDATWQWKNFSGLQEVRSHVPKFDATWATAREVTLKTFAEDNSASVQATMYKMAEQILARQQLIETVEYSLPNKHYFEIDLSWHKGLQNTGKNAEVFAPQSDPNGLIKCTVGRSSLKSKL